From a region of the Nitrospira sp. genome:
- a CDS encoding DUF2945 domain-containing protein, with protein MARRFRIGDHVTWNSEAGRVSGTIIAIHSKDFSYKGHVRHASETDPQYEIKSDKTDHIAAHKGRVLELADDKGDM; from the coding sequence ATGGCTAGGAGGTTCAGGATCGGTGACCATGTAACTTGGAACTCCGAGGCGGGCCGGGTCTCGGGAACCATCATTGCCATCCACAGCAAGGATTTTAGCTACAAGGGCCATGTCCGTCACGCTTCAGAAACCGATCCTCAATATGAAATCAAAAGCGATAAGACCGATCATATCGCGGCCCATAAGGGCCGCGTCCTTGAACTCGCAGATGACAAAGGCGACATGTGA
- a CDS encoding FAD-dependent oxidoreductase: MGMTRIIIVGGGFAGVKCARTLRKRLPAKACEIVLFSQENNMVFYPLLAEVAGAAINPGAVTVPLRQMLPGVRCRTEEVRQIDLATSEVEYEKYDGRPGRVTFDHAVLACGTAVNLSLVPGMADHAFPLKSVGDAMALRFHVMEQLEKAEVCDDPERRRWYLSFVVVGGGFTGVEAAGEINDLIKASMRFYSNFSSRDVTVTLVHSRDQILPEVSTTLREFARTKMQEAGIHVVLNGRAVSATAEGVELHDGRVLRGATVVCTIGTTAPLLVHRLDVPKEGGRLLTDPDMRVRGTSNLWAIGDCAQIVNAYDGQVSPTTGQFAERQGRQAAENIIRILQGQSTRPFSYRPLGQLCGIGERNAVAEILGVRLSGFPAWWLWRTVYLLKSPSWSRRVKIAFDWTWELFFPRDLAHPRVNQTERIARAHYRPGDLIFAEGEPAMSFYVIEKGEIEVLRRDPTGQQQLLARLGPGEFFGEIALLDGNVRIGSVRARTTVEVLVMGKEVFSKLSGALTPFRNLVAQALRWRRPRLNRHLSQTWTALERRPLSAFMEAVPEHRLAPDDTFEDTVRMFDQLAVEYLTVLDEKGHLEGIVTRNELFEAFAQGKKPSTKVREFMRADPVVVNPDDMSLMAGDLMSRHDVDWLPVVESKDNRRLIGLVRSEKLLRWLMEQSQPDSRCPDR; the protein is encoded by the coding sequence ATGGGCATGACACGAATCATCATAGTGGGTGGGGGATTTGCCGGGGTGAAATGCGCAAGGACGTTACGGAAGAGGCTGCCGGCGAAGGCTTGCGAAATCGTGCTGTTCAGCCAAGAAAACAACATGGTGTTCTATCCGTTGTTGGCCGAGGTGGCAGGGGCTGCAATCAACCCTGGTGCAGTCACGGTGCCGTTGCGCCAGATGCTGCCCGGAGTCCGTTGCAGAACCGAGGAGGTTCGGCAAATCGACCTGGCTACGTCTGAGGTGGAATATGAAAAATACGATGGCCGTCCAGGTCGCGTGACGTTTGACCATGCAGTGCTGGCCTGCGGGACTGCGGTCAATCTAAGTTTGGTCCCCGGCATGGCCGACCATGCGTTTCCTTTGAAATCCGTGGGCGATGCCATGGCCTTGCGGTTCCACGTCATGGAACAACTTGAAAAAGCCGAGGTCTGCGACGACCCGGAGCGGCGACGCTGGTATCTCTCGTTCGTGGTGGTCGGTGGCGGCTTCACCGGAGTGGAGGCGGCCGGCGAGATCAATGACTTGATCAAAGCCAGCATGCGATTCTATAGCAACTTCAGCAGCCGTGATGTCACTGTGACCTTGGTGCACAGCCGGGATCAGATTCTCCCGGAAGTGAGCACGACTCTGCGGGAGTTTGCCCGAACAAAGATGCAGGAAGCCGGCATTCACGTAGTACTCAACGGACGTGCCGTATCGGCGACGGCGGAGGGCGTCGAGCTGCATGACGGTCGAGTGCTCCGCGGAGCCACGGTCGTTTGCACGATCGGCACCACCGCACCGCTCCTGGTTCACCGGCTCGATGTGCCCAAGGAGGGTGGCCGGCTACTGACCGATCCGGATATGCGCGTGCGTGGTACGTCGAACCTCTGGGCGATCGGTGACTGCGCCCAGATTGTCAACGCCTATGACGGCCAGGTCTCGCCGACCACCGGCCAGTTTGCCGAACGGCAAGGGCGGCAAGCGGCGGAGAACATCATTCGGATCCTGCAAGGCCAATCGACCAGACCGTTTTCTTACAGACCGCTGGGCCAACTCTGCGGCATCGGCGAGCGTAACGCGGTCGCAGAAATTCTGGGTGTGCGGCTCTCCGGGTTTCCGGCTTGGTGGCTGTGGCGAACCGTGTATCTCCTGAAATCACCGTCTTGGTCTCGCCGGGTCAAAATCGCGTTCGACTGGACCTGGGAGCTGTTCTTCCCGCGCGACCTGGCGCATCCGCGGGTCAACCAAACGGAACGGATCGCCAGGGCTCATTATCGGCCCGGTGACTTGATCTTTGCCGAAGGTGAGCCCGCGATGAGTTTTTACGTGATCGAAAAGGGCGAGATCGAAGTTCTTCGGCGTGACCCGACCGGACAGCAGCAACTTTTGGCGCGGTTAGGGCCGGGTGAATTTTTCGGAGAAATTGCGCTTCTTGACGGCAACGTGCGAATCGGGAGCGTCCGCGCCCGCACCACGGTTGAGGTGCTCGTGATGGGGAAAGAGGTCTTCTCGAAGCTTTCCGGAGCGCTGACGCCTTTCCGCAATCTCGTCGCTCAGGCGCTACGGTGGCGGAGACCCAGATTGAATCGCCACTTGAGCCAAACCTGGACTGCTCTCGAACGCCGACCGTTGTCTGCGTTCATGGAAGCGGTTCCCGAACATCGTCTCGCTCCCGACGATACGTTTGAAGACACGGTTCGCATGTTTGATCAGCTTGCAGTCGAATATCTGACCGTCTTAGATGAGAAGGGACATTTGGAGGGCATCGTCACCAGGAATGAACTGTTCGAGGCCTTCGCGCAAGGGAAGAAGCCGTCGACCAAGGTGCGGGAGTTCATGCGCGCCGATCCCGTCGTGGTGAATCCGGATGATATGAGCTTGATGGCCGGCGACTTGATGAGTAGGCACGACGTCGACTGGCTTCCGGTGGTCGAGAGCAAGGACAATCGTCGTCTGATCGGGCTCGTTCGGTCTGAGAAATTGCTGCGCTGGCTGATGGAACAATCCCAGCCCGATTCCCGGTGTCCTGACCGGTGA
- a CDS encoding ATP-grasp fold amidoligase family protein, whose protein sequence is MEQAVSPTDLIGFRSRLRDTPLHDLVSHYRTIKRRVRRRSEGEAFLLRRYARIHGKPLNLTNPQTYTEKLFWRMISWNRGDMPPRFTHLTDKYAVRAHVASTVGDQHLIKLLWHGTDPRAIPFDRLPTEYVIKPNHAAGQVIIVKGRADRDEIIRTVSGWLASNYYWQDREFQYYGIKPQIVVEEYLQDQNSTPPFDYKFHCFNGVPQHILVRNHTHDICPYFDTTWKLLDFSDKVGAIQPWVPKPVNLEEMLALAAKLSAGFGYVRVDLYNVKGGVYFGEFTFTPAAGILKYTPESWDLKHGEHWDLSLDANAKT, encoded by the coding sequence ATGGAACAAGCTGTCTCACCGACGGATCTTATAGGTTTTCGATCCAGACTACGGGACACACCGCTGCATGATCTTGTTAGCCATTATCGGACTATCAAACGTCGGGTGCGGCGGCGATCCGAAGGCGAGGCCTTCCTGTTGCGCCGATATGCCCGTATCCATGGCAAACCGCTCAACCTGACCAATCCCCAAACCTATACGGAAAAACTGTTCTGGCGCATGATTAGCTGGAATCGAGGAGACATGCCCCCTCGGTTTACGCATCTGACGGATAAGTATGCGGTGCGAGCCCATGTGGCAAGTACCGTGGGTGATCAACATTTGATCAAGCTCTTATGGCACGGGACCGATCCTCGTGCGATCCCGTTTGATCGGCTGCCGACCGAATACGTCATCAAGCCGAACCACGCCGCCGGACAAGTGATCATTGTCAAAGGACGGGCGGACCGAGACGAGATCATCCGGACCGTCTCAGGCTGGTTGGCGAGCAATTATTATTGGCAGGATCGCGAGTTTCAATATTACGGCATCAAACCTCAGATTGTCGTTGAGGAATACCTGCAAGATCAGAATAGCACTCCCCCCTTCGACTATAAGTTCCACTGTTTCAACGGCGTGCCACAGCATATTCTGGTGCGCAATCATACCCACGACATCTGTCCCTATTTCGACACGACGTGGAAGCTCCTCGACTTCTCCGATAAGGTCGGTGCAATCCAACCATGGGTGCCGAAGCCGGTCAATCTGGAAGAGATGCTCGCACTGGCTGCGAAGCTCTCAGCCGGGTTCGGGTATGTCCGTGTCGATTTATACAATGTGAAGGGAGGAGTTTATTTTGGCGAGTTCACCTTTACGCCTGCCGCAGGCATCCTCAAATATACTCCTGAAAGTTGGGATTTGAAGCATGGGGAGCACTGGGATTTGTCATTGGATGCAAACGCAAAAACGTGA
- a CDS encoding aldo/keto reductase, with amino-acid sequence MQKRKLGKSNLEVSALGLGCMNVASNYGPPVDKGVAILLFRAAVDQGVTLFDTAEVYGPFLSEELVGEALAPVRDRVVIATKFGFEIDPVTKELRGFNSRPDYIKRVAEGCLKRLRTDVIDLFYQHRVDPKVPIEDVAGAVKDLISEGKVRHFGLSEVGNATIRRAHAVLPVTAVQNEYSVWTRDPEHEVLPACEEFGIGFVAWSPLGMGYLPGTMTPSTTFDPTSDLRARFPRFTSEARRANRLVVELLQRVGQRKDATPGQVALAWLLAKKPWIVPIPGTTKLKHLEENLGALKVQLSAEEVKEIDAAFTSIQLQGARADEELLRAHDVGANLGTSSAGGHGKSPLPRKAVR; translated from the coding sequence ATGCAAAAACGAAAACTCGGAAAGAGCAACTTGGAAGTGTCGGCCCTTGGGCTCGGCTGCATGAACGTGGCCTCGAACTACGGCCCCCCCGTGGACAAGGGCGTGGCGATCTTGTTGTTTCGCGCGGCCGTTGACCAGGGGGTCACGTTATTCGACACCGCCGAGGTCTACGGTCCATTTCTCAGCGAGGAACTGGTCGGCGAGGCGCTGGCACCGGTTCGTGATCGCGTGGTCATCGCGACGAAGTTCGGGTTTGAGATCGACCCCGTGACGAAAGAGCTGCGCGGCTTCAACAGCCGACCCGACTATATCAAGCGCGTCGCCGAGGGGTGCCTCAAGCGTCTCAGGACCGATGTGATCGATCTGTTCTATCAACATCGCGTCGACCCCAAGGTGCCGATCGAGGACGTTGCCGGGGCGGTGAAGGACTTGATCTCGGAAGGCAAGGTGCGCCACTTCGGCCTCTCCGAGGTGGGGAACGCGACCATTCGCCGTGCTCATGCCGTACTGCCGGTGACCGCGGTGCAGAACGAGTATTCGGTCTGGACGCGTGATCCTGAGCACGAGGTGCTTCCGGCCTGCGAGGAGTTCGGGATCGGTTTTGTGGCGTGGAGCCCGCTCGGGATGGGCTACCTGCCCGGCACGATGACCCCCTCGACGACCTTCGACCCCACATCAGACCTGCGGGCGAGGTTTCCTCGCTTCACCTCGGAGGCGCGCCGCGCGAACCGGCTCGTCGTTGAACTGCTTCAGCGCGTTGGCCAACGCAAGGACGCGACACCTGGACAAGTCGCGCTCGCCTGGCTGCTCGCGAAGAAGCCATGGATCGTGCCCATCCCAGGCACGACCAAGCTGAAGCACCTGGAGGAGAACCTCGGCGCGCTCAAGGTTCAGCTGAGTGCCGAGGAGGTCAAGGAGATCGACGCTGCATTCACAAGCATCCAGCTGCAGGGCGCTCGGGCAGACGAGGAGCTACTCCGGGCTCACGACGTTGGTGCCAACCTGGGAACGAGCTCGGCTGGCGGGCACGGCAAGTCTCCCCTGCCTCGAAAGGCAGTTCGGTAG
- the zwf gene encoding glucose-6-phosphate dehydrogenase, whose protein sequence is MAKSDAIVFFGASGDLAYKKIFPALQAMARRGHLEMPVIGVAKTEWNLEQLRSRVRESLTEHGGLDEQAFVKLSGLLRYVCGDYRDKATFERLRKELGSAEHPLCYLAIPPSMFSTAIEGLAQAGCLRSARVVVEKPFGRDLASAQALNRTLRAHFPEQAVFRIDHYLGKEPVQNLIYFRFANPFLEAGWNRHHVERVQITMAERFGVAGRGRFYEETGAIRDVAQNHMLMVIASLTMEQPAGSDHKSIRDERVKVLKTIRPLNPSDVVRGQFRGYRREEGVASDSQIETFAALRFYIESDRWAGVPFYVRAGKCLPVTATEVLVEFKRPPCPVLDETEGPLPNHFRFRLNPDVLIALGTKAKVPGELMTGERIELIARHCSGDEMDPYERLLGDAVKGDLTLFGREDGVEAAWRAVEPILGIATPLFDYEPNTWGPKEADQFIGDGGWHNPMIDP, encoded by the coding sequence ATGGCGAAGTCCGACGCGATCGTCTTCTTCGGGGCCAGCGGCGATCTTGCGTACAAGAAGATCTTTCCGGCCCTGCAGGCCATGGCGCGGCGCGGCCATCTTGAGATGCCGGTCATTGGAGTCGCGAAGACTGAGTGGAATCTGGAACAATTAAGGAGCCGGGTCCGCGAGAGTCTCACAGAGCACGGTGGGCTGGATGAGCAGGCCTTCGTGAAGTTGTCGGGGCTGCTCCGGTATGTCTGCGGCGATTATCGCGACAAGGCGACGTTCGAACGATTGCGCAAAGAACTCGGAAGCGCCGAACACCCTCTGTGCTATTTGGCCATCCCTCCGAGTATGTTCTCCACCGCGATCGAAGGGCTGGCGCAGGCCGGGTGTCTGAGGAGCGCGCGTGTGGTGGTCGAGAAGCCCTTCGGTCGCGACCTGGCTTCCGCTCAGGCGCTCAATCGCACGCTTCGTGCCCACTTCCCTGAGCAAGCCGTCTTCCGGATCGACCACTACCTCGGAAAGGAGCCGGTCCAGAACCTCATCTACTTCCGTTTCGCGAATCCATTCCTTGAAGCCGGGTGGAACCGTCACCACGTTGAACGAGTGCAGATCACGATGGCCGAACGCTTCGGCGTGGCGGGCCGCGGCCGCTTCTATGAGGAAACGGGGGCGATTCGGGATGTGGCGCAGAACCACATGTTGATGGTGATCGCGTCGTTGACCATGGAGCAACCGGCCGGGAGCGATCATAAGTCGATTCGGGATGAGCGGGTCAAGGTTCTCAAGACGATTCGGCCGCTCAATCCGTCGGATGTCGTGCGGGGTCAGTTCCGCGGGTATCGCCGCGAAGAAGGCGTCGCGTCTGATTCGCAGATCGAAACGTTTGCGGCGCTCCGGTTCTATATCGAGAGCGACCGCTGGGCGGGCGTGCCGTTTTATGTACGGGCCGGCAAGTGTTTGCCCGTGACCGCCACCGAGGTCCTCGTGGAGTTCAAGCGACCGCCCTGCCCCGTGTTGGACGAAACCGAAGGGCCGCTGCCGAACCACTTTCGTTTTCGGCTCAACCCCGACGTACTGATCGCCCTCGGCACCAAGGCGAAGGTTCCCGGGGAGCTCATGACGGGAGAACGGATCGAGTTGATCGCGCGTCATTGTTCCGGCGACGAGATGGATCCCTATGAACGTCTTCTCGGAGACGCCGTCAAAGGTGACCTCACGCTCTTCGGGCGAGAAGACGGCGTAGAAGCCGCGTGGCGTGCCGTAGAGCCGATCCTGGGCATCGCGACTCCGTTATTCGACTATGAGCCGAACACCTGGGGGCCCAAGGAAGCGGATCAGTTCATCGGAGACGGCGGTTGGCATAACCCGATGATAGACCCCTGA
- a CDS encoding HAD family hydrolase, which translates to MSPTDIVFLFDVDNTLLDNDRVTEDLQQYLECEVGPERRKRYWTIFEQLRVELGYADYLGALQRYRAEYPRDPHLLTVSHFLINYPFADRLYPSALAVIEHATRWGPAVILSDGDVVFQPRKVERSGLFKAVQGRVLIYIHKERELDDVEQRYPAGHYVLIDDKLRILSDVKTRWGSRVTTVFPRQGHYTLDRQLLARFPQADVTIDCIGDLLNHDFSSLRRCKDRTK; encoded by the coding sequence ATGTCGCCGACAGACATCGTCTTCCTCTTCGACGTGGACAACACGTTGCTGGACAACGATCGGGTAACCGAGGACTTGCAACAATATCTTGAGTGCGAAGTCGGCCCTGAACGTCGGAAACGATATTGGACGATCTTCGAACAGTTGCGGGTCGAGTTGGGCTATGCGGATTATCTAGGTGCCCTTCAACGGTATCGTGCCGAGTACCCCAGGGACCCGCATTTGTTGACGGTCTCTCATTTTCTGATCAATTATCCGTTCGCCGACCGGCTGTATCCGAGTGCACTTGCGGTGATCGAACATGCCACGCGCTGGGGCCCTGCGGTGATCCTCTCGGACGGTGACGTGGTGTTTCAGCCAAGAAAGGTCGAACGTTCCGGCCTATTCAAAGCCGTACAAGGGCGTGTGTTGATTTACATTCACAAGGAACGGGAGCTGGACGATGTGGAGCAGCGCTACCCAGCCGGGCATTATGTGTTGATTGACGACAAGCTCCGTATTCTCTCGGACGTGAAGACAAGATGGGGCTCACGCGTGACCACCGTGTTTCCCCGTCAGGGCCACTATACGTTGGACCGGCAACTGTTGGCTCGTTTCCCACAGGCGGACGTGACCATCGACTGCATCGGGGATTTGCTCAATCACGATTTTTCGTCACTGCGACGTTGTAAGGATCGAACGAAGTGA
- a CDS encoding DUF5989 family protein, which yields MAAALGYERKTIVGFIRELWAFMKERKKFWLLPILVVLLLFGMLIVLTQGSAVAPFIYTLF from the coding sequence ATGGCGGCTGCCCTAGGCTATGAAAGGAAAACCATCGTGGGATTTATCAGAGAATTGTGGGCGTTTATGAAAGAGCGTAAGAAATTCTGGTTGCTCCCGATTCTGGTCGTTCTATTGTTGTTCGGTATGTTGATCGTCTTGACTCAAGGCTCTGCGGTCGCGCCGTTCATCTATACCCTGTTCTAG
- a CDS encoding GNAT family N-acetyltransferase has translation MELRRAKLEDIPAILDVQAANFIGNLKDAERRDGFLSVKFTRQQLEEMTGDVGIIIAAIEGRLVGYLCASSCKLNRPFPLLAAMMQRFDAIDHHGRSLASSRVFIYGPVCIDRAYRGRGLLRGLYETLQREVAGRYDIGVAFVAEDNPHSLHVHVDGFGMAHVGEFVLSGKQYHILAFDVRSEDGNVAASKPSAEDA, from the coding sequence ATGGAACTCAGACGGGCGAAGTTGGAGGACATACCGGCCATTCTCGATGTGCAGGCGGCAAACTTCATCGGTAATCTGAAGGATGCGGAACGCCGGGATGGCTTTTTGTCGGTGAAGTTTACGCGTCAACAACTCGAGGAGATGACGGGCGATGTCGGAATCATCATAGCCGCCATCGAAGGACGCCTGGTCGGTTACCTCTGCGCCTCCTCCTGTAAGCTCAATCGACCATTCCCTCTACTCGCCGCCATGATGCAGCGATTCGATGCAATCGACCATCACGGCCGATCGCTCGCGTCCTCCCGTGTGTTCATCTATGGACCGGTTTGCATCGATCGGGCCTACCGCGGCCGAGGACTCCTCCGCGGACTGTACGAAACATTGCAACGGGAAGTCGCCGGGCGGTATGACATCGGTGTCGCCTTTGTTGCCGAGGATAATCCCCATTCCCTTCATGTCCACGTGGATGGGTTCGGGATGGCTCATGTCGGGGAGTTTGTCCTCTCGGGGAAGCAGTATCACATTCTGGCGTTTGATGTGAGATCCGAAGATGGAAATGTAGCGGCGAGTAAGCCATCTGCCGAAGATGCATGA
- a CDS encoding heme peroxidase family protein, with protein sequence MRVRAAYFIVLGLVGLLSCNAEQAADNPSQDNTPPAPSPTPLPPTPPASTPPPPTPPAAPENVYSRMFPELPPFAPPTDEAREQAKQLGVKGGLLDARDGQTNAINPDNPNMTKGVTFFGQFLDHDLTLALRAPLLEQTDPRRTTNFRTAAFDLDSVYGNGPDGSPELYETNSGDIKFRIEAILGSEQVSRKGAVRFDLPRDPNNHAIIPDSRNDENVVIGQFHLAMLRFHNAVVDQLRADPAQANRSARERFNEARRLVTWHYQWIILHEYLPLTIGQEQVDEILQNGPRFYRPLDRTQDARFRNSRGDLLIPVEFAVAAYRFGHSQARPSYLLNFGPDAGTPLILSLFDDTADPNDPDPNDLRGGKRAPRRFVDWQSFFKFDTNFGLNKKIDTKLSSPLMQLPGSRAPAPGMPSDGVQSLASRNLMRHVNFGIPSGQAIAQVMGAPVLTAEQLAELAPFNMDESTPLWYYILKEAEILENGLRLGPVGGRIVGEVFIGLLQADTNTFLGDDKNFKPTLPSATPGEFEITDLLNFAGVVHPLN encoded by the coding sequence ATGCGCGTTCGGGCAGCATATTTTATTGTGCTCGGCCTTGTCGGTCTTTTATCTTGCAATGCCGAACAGGCAGCCGACAACCCATCGCAGGACAACACCCCGCCTGCGCCCAGCCCGACCCCTCTTCCCCCAACTCCTCCTGCCTCGACCCCTCCTCCTCCTACTCCTCCTGCCGCTCCTGAGAATGTCTACAGCCGCATGTTTCCAGAGTTGCCGCCTTTCGCGCCCCCGACCGATGAAGCCCGGGAACAGGCGAAACAGCTCGGGGTGAAAGGAGGCCTCCTCGATGCTCGGGACGGCCAGACCAACGCGATCAATCCCGACAATCCTAATATGACCAAGGGGGTCACCTTCTTTGGTCAGTTTCTGGATCACGATCTCACGCTTGCCTTGAGGGCGCCGCTGCTCGAGCAAACGGATCCCAGACGGACGACGAATTTTCGCACCGCTGCGTTCGATCTTGACAGCGTGTACGGAAACGGTCCAGACGGATCGCCTGAGCTGTACGAAACCAATTCGGGCGACATCAAATTCCGCATCGAGGCCATCCTTGGATCGGAGCAAGTTTCCAGGAAAGGCGCGGTACGGTTCGACCTCCCGCGCGATCCCAACAACCACGCGATTATCCCAGACAGCCGCAACGACGAAAATGTCGTCATCGGTCAATTCCACCTGGCGATGCTGCGCTTTCACAACGCCGTGGTCGATCAGCTGCGCGCGGATCCGGCGCAAGCCAATCGTTCGGCCCGAGAGCGATTCAACGAGGCGCGCCGTCTGGTGACATGGCACTACCAATGGATCATCCTTCACGAATATTTGCCGTTGACGATCGGGCAAGAACAGGTGGATGAGATTTTGCAGAACGGGCCGCGCTTCTACAGGCCCCTCGACCGGACACAAGATGCCCGCTTCCGCAACTCGAGAGGCGATCTGTTGATCCCGGTGGAGTTTGCCGTGGCCGCATACCGGTTCGGCCATTCGCAAGCTCGTCCAAGTTATCTGTTGAATTTCGGCCCGGATGCAGGGACGCCACTCATTCTGTCCCTCTTCGATGATACAGCCGATCCGAACGATCCCGATCCTAATGACCTGCGCGGTGGCAAACGGGCTCCACGTCGGTTCGTCGACTGGCAGAGTTTCTTCAAGTTCGACACCAACTTCGGGCTCAACAAAAAGATCGACACCAAACTGTCGAGTCCGCTCATGCAGCTCCCCGGGTCACGCGCACCGGCGCCCGGGATGCCGTCTGACGGAGTTCAGTCGCTGGCCTCTCGGAATCTCATGCGGCATGTCAATTTTGGAATCCCCTCAGGGCAAGCGATTGCCCAAGTGATGGGCGCTCCGGTGCTGACTGCCGAACAACTTGCCGAACTGGCCCCTTTCAACATGGACGAAAGCACCCCACTCTGGTATTACATCCTGAAGGAGGCGGAAATACTTGAGAATGGCTTGCGCCTGGGGCCGGTCGGAGGCCGAATCGTCGGGGAGGTGTTCATCGGCTTACTGCAAGCCGATACGAACACCTTTTTGGGCGACGATAAGAACTTTAAGCCGACCTTGCCGTCGGCTACACCTGGAGAGTTCGAGATCACCGATTTGCTGAATTTCGCCGGCGTGGTTCATCCGCTCAACTAG
- a CDS encoding NAD(P)-dependent alcohol dehydrogenase — MAQTMKAFVMKKIGSVGMMEKPIPDPGPNDAVVKTTAALICTSDVHTVGGAIGERTNLTLGHEAVGVIYKLGSAVKGFREGDRVAVNAITPCYQCENCLRGYTSQCQEMLGGWKFANVKDGNLAEYFHVNSAQANLAPIPTGLIDEQVAYCADMMSTGFMGAEHANIPVGGSVAVFAQGPVGLMATVGARLLGAGLVIAVEAVPERKKLAKEFGADVVIDFTEQDPVEAILGLTDGHGVDSSIEALGAQATFEACIKATRPGGTISNVGYHGEGEYVQMPRKEWGVGMSDKVIRTGLCPGGAERMKRLMRLLETGRVNPLPLTTHRFRFNDVEKAFELMRTKADGMLKPLITFA, encoded by the coding sequence ATGGCACAGACAATGAAAGCATTCGTCATGAAGAAGATCGGCTCTGTGGGGATGATGGAGAAGCCGATTCCTGATCCCGGACCGAATGATGCGGTCGTCAAAACCACGGCCGCGCTCATCTGCACGTCGGATGTCCATACCGTCGGCGGCGCGATTGGAGAACGGACCAACTTGACGCTCGGCCATGAAGCCGTCGGGGTTATCTACAAGCTGGGAAGCGCCGTCAAGGGATTCCGTGAGGGAGATCGGGTCGCGGTCAATGCGATCACCCCCTGTTATCAGTGCGAGAACTGCCTGCGCGGCTACACCTCGCAGTGTCAAGAGATGCTCGGCGGGTGGAAGTTCGCCAACGTCAAGGATGGAAACCTCGCGGAATATTTCCATGTCAACAGCGCGCAAGCAAACCTGGCGCCGATTCCAACGGGTCTCATCGATGAACAGGTTGCGTACTGTGCGGACATGATGTCTACCGGGTTCATGGGGGCCGAGCACGCGAACATTCCTGTTGGGGGCTCAGTGGCCGTCTTCGCGCAGGGACCAGTCGGACTGATGGCTACGGTGGGGGCGCGGTTACTGGGGGCCGGTCTAGTTATCGCGGTGGAGGCCGTGCCGGAGCGAAAGAAACTGGCGAAAGAATTCGGGGCGGATGTGGTGATCGACTTCACGGAACAGGATCCCGTCGAAGCCATTCTCGGCTTGACGGACGGACACGGAGTGGACTCGTCCATCGAAGCCCTCGGGGCCCAGGCGACGTTCGAGGCCTGTATCAAAGCGACACGTCCCGGCGGGACCATCTCTAACGTGGGCTATCACGGAGAGGGAGAGTACGTCCAGATGCCGCGCAAAGAATGGGGCGTCGGGATGAGCGACAAGGTCATCAGGACGGGCCTCTGCCCAGGCGGAGCGGAACGGATGAAGCGGCTGATGCGGCTCTTGGAAACCGGGCGCGTCAATCCGCTGCCGCTGACGACCCATCGGTTCCGATTCAATGACGTCGAAAAGGCCTTTGAGCTGATGAGAACAAAGGCGGACGGCATGTTGAAGCCGCTCATCACGTTTGCGTGA